The Coffea arabica cultivar ET-39 chromosome 4e, Coffea Arabica ET-39 HiFi, whole genome shotgun sequence genome includes a window with the following:
- the LOC113742112 gene encoding uncharacterized protein has protein sequence MTHLFQIVIWEIGFLRVFACAAHCLSCFCFVAFFLSSQVLSPFLPLSLFFTSSLSSLIEYQITVQDKIEVTRWSSSYKLKGSHGSGFIFLLRQSKVCPRIGNLYQMLGSGLKQSD, from the exons ATGACTCATTTATTTCAGATAGTCATTTGGGAG ATAGGGTTCTTGAGAGTCTTCGCTTGCGCTGCTCATTGtctttcttgcttttgcttcgtcgctttcttcctttcttctcaGGTTCTTTCTCCCTTCCTTCCTCTTTCTCtgtttttcacttcttctctttcttctttaattgaatatcaaataACAGTGCAAGACAAAATAGAGGTCACACGTTGGTCTTCTTCTTACAAGTTAAAGG GTTCGCATGGTAGCGGTTTCATCTTCTTGCTCAG GCAGTCAAAGGTTTGCCCAAGGATAGGAAATCTCTATCAAATGCTGGGCAGTGGCTTGAAGCA ATCTGATTGA
- the LOC113742014 gene encoding probable aquaporin TIP3-2 isoform X2: protein MAMRPRRYAFGGTEEATHPDSMRATLGEFLSTFIFVFAGEGSLLALDKMYRETALEASGLAVVALAHALGLFAAVAASMNVSGGHVNPAVTFGALVGGRVSFVRALYYWVAQLLGAVVASLLLRIATDGRRPMGFSVAAGEGNLNALLMEIILTFGLVYVVYATAFDPKRGSLGTIAPLAIAFVLGANILVGGPFEGASMNPARAFGPALVGWRWRNHWIYWLGPFVGAALSALIYEYGIIHDVDQPPHHPHHQPLAPEDY, encoded by the exons ATGGCTATGAGACCACGTAGGTATGCATTTGGGGGCACGGAAGAGGCCACCCACCCGGACTCCATGAGGGCCACCTTGGGTGAGTTTTTGTCCACCTTCATCTTCGTCTTCGCGGGTGAAGGCTCTTTGCTTGCTCTTG ATAAAATGTACAGGGAGACGGCCTTGGAAGCATCCGGGCTGGCGGTCGTTGCACTAGCCCATGCGCTTGGTCTCTTTGCGGCAGTGGCCGCTAGCATGAACGTCTCCGGTGGACATGTCAATCCAGCTGTCACCTTTGGTGCTCTAGTCGGTGGAAGGGTCTCCTTTGTTCGGGCGCTCTACTATTGGGTAGCTCAGCTTTTGGGCGCCGTTGTCGCCTCCCTTTTGTTAAGGATCGCGACCGATGGCAGG AGACCGATGGGGTTCTCGGTGGCTGCTGGAGAAGGGAACTTGAATGCACTTCTGATGGAGATAATTCTGACATTTGGACTAGTTTACGTAGTTTATGCGACGGCTTTTGATCCGAAAAGGGGCAGCTTGGGCACCATTGCACCTCTTGCTATCGCGTTCGTCTTGGGGGCTAACATACTGGTGGGAGGGCCGTTCGAAGGAGCATCGATGAACCCTGCGAGGGCCTTCGGGCCAGCTTTGGTGGGGTGGAGATGGAGGAACCATTGGATCTACTGGCTGGGACCTTTTGTTGGTGCGGCTCTTTCTGCCCTAATTTACGAGTACGGTATCATACATGATGTAGATCAGCCTCCACACCACCCCCACCACCAGCCATTGGCGCCAGAAGATTACTAG
- the LOC113742014 gene encoding probable aquaporin TIP3-2 isoform X5, translating into MAMRPRRYAFGGTEEATHPDSMRATLDKMYRETALEASGLAVVALAHALGLFAAVAASMNVSGGHVNPAVTFGALVGGRVSFVRALYYWVAQLLGAVVASLLLRIATDGRRPMGFSVAAGEGNLNALLMEIILTFGLVYVVYATAFDPKRGSLGTIAPLAIAFVLGANILVGGPFEGASMNPARAFGPALVGWRWRNHWIYWLGPFVGAALSALIYEYGIIHDVDQPPHHPHHQPLAPEDY; encoded by the exons ATGGCTATGAGACCACGTAGGTATGCATTTGGGGGCACGGAAGAGGCCACCCACCCGGACTCCATGAGGGCCACCTTGG ATAAAATGTACAGGGAGACGGCCTTGGAAGCATCCGGGCTGGCGGTCGTTGCACTAGCCCATGCGCTTGGTCTCTTTGCGGCAGTGGCCGCTAGCATGAACGTCTCCGGTGGACATGTCAATCCAGCTGTCACCTTTGGTGCTCTAGTCGGTGGAAGGGTCTCCTTTGTTCGGGCGCTCTACTATTGGGTAGCTCAGCTTTTGGGCGCCGTTGTCGCCTCCCTTTTGTTAAGGATCGCGACCGATGGCAGG AGACCGATGGGGTTCTCGGTGGCTGCTGGAGAAGGGAACTTGAATGCACTTCTGATGGAGATAATTCTGACATTTGGACTAGTTTACGTAGTTTATGCGACGGCTTTTGATCCGAAAAGGGGCAGCTTGGGCACCATTGCACCTCTTGCTATCGCGTTCGTCTTGGGGGCTAACATACTGGTGGGAGGGCCGTTCGAAGGAGCATCGATGAACCCTGCGAGGGCCTTCGGGCCAGCTTTGGTGGGGTGGAGATGGAGGAACCATTGGATCTACTGGCTGGGACCTTTTGTTGGTGCGGCTCTTTCTGCCCTAATTTACGAGTACGGTATCATACATGATGTAGATCAGCCTCCACACCACCCCCACCACCAGCCATTGGCGCCAGAAGATTACTAG
- the LOC113742014 gene encoding probable aquaporin TIP3-2 isoform X1 — MAMRPRRYAFGGTEEATHPDSMRATLGEFLSTFIFVFAGEGSLLALDMVDADKMYRETALEASGLAVVALAHALGLFAAVAASMNVSGGHVNPAVTFGALVGGRVSFVRALYYWVAQLLGAVVASLLLRIATDGRRPMGFSVAAGEGNLNALLMEIILTFGLVYVVYATAFDPKRGSLGTIAPLAIAFVLGANILVGGPFEGASMNPARAFGPALVGWRWRNHWIYWLGPFVGAALSALIYEYGIIHDVDQPPHHPHHQPLAPEDY, encoded by the exons ATGGCTATGAGACCACGTAGGTATGCATTTGGGGGCACGGAAGAGGCCACCCACCCGGACTCCATGAGGGCCACCTTGGGTGAGTTTTTGTCCACCTTCATCTTCGTCTTCGCGGGTGAAGGCTCTTTGCTTGCTCTTG ATATGGTGGATGCAGATAAAATGTACAGGGAGACGGCCTTGGAAGCATCCGGGCTGGCGGTCGTTGCACTAGCCCATGCGCTTGGTCTCTTTGCGGCAGTGGCCGCTAGCATGAACGTCTCCGGTGGACATGTCAATCCAGCTGTCACCTTTGGTGCTCTAGTCGGTGGAAGGGTCTCCTTTGTTCGGGCGCTCTACTATTGGGTAGCTCAGCTTTTGGGCGCCGTTGTCGCCTCCCTTTTGTTAAGGATCGCGACCGATGGCAGG AGACCGATGGGGTTCTCGGTGGCTGCTGGAGAAGGGAACTTGAATGCACTTCTGATGGAGATAATTCTGACATTTGGACTAGTTTACGTAGTTTATGCGACGGCTTTTGATCCGAAAAGGGGCAGCTTGGGCACCATTGCACCTCTTGCTATCGCGTTCGTCTTGGGGGCTAACATACTGGTGGGAGGGCCGTTCGAAGGAGCATCGATGAACCCTGCGAGGGCCTTCGGGCCAGCTTTGGTGGGGTGGAGATGGAGGAACCATTGGATCTACTGGCTGGGACCTTTTGTTGGTGCGGCTCTTTCTGCCCTAATTTACGAGTACGGTATCATACATGATGTAGATCAGCCTCCACACCACCCCCACCACCAGCCATTGGCGCCAGAAGATTACTAG
- the LOC113742014 gene encoding probable aquaporin TIP3-2 isoform X4 — MAMRPRRYAFGGTEEATHPDSMRATLDMVDADKMYRETALEASGLAVVALAHALGLFAAVAASMNVSGGHVNPAVTFGALVGGRVSFVRALYYWVAQLLGAVVASLLLRIATDGRRPMGFSVAAGEGNLNALLMEIILTFGLVYVVYATAFDPKRGSLGTIAPLAIAFVLGANILVGGPFEGASMNPARAFGPALVGWRWRNHWIYWLGPFVGAALSALIYEYGIIHDVDQPPHHPHHQPLAPEDY, encoded by the exons ATGGCTATGAGACCACGTAGGTATGCATTTGGGGGCACGGAAGAGGCCACCCACCCGGACTCCATGAGGGCCACCTTGG ATATGGTGGATGCAGATAAAATGTACAGGGAGACGGCCTTGGAAGCATCCGGGCTGGCGGTCGTTGCACTAGCCCATGCGCTTGGTCTCTTTGCGGCAGTGGCCGCTAGCATGAACGTCTCCGGTGGACATGTCAATCCAGCTGTCACCTTTGGTGCTCTAGTCGGTGGAAGGGTCTCCTTTGTTCGGGCGCTCTACTATTGGGTAGCTCAGCTTTTGGGCGCCGTTGTCGCCTCCCTTTTGTTAAGGATCGCGACCGATGGCAGG AGACCGATGGGGTTCTCGGTGGCTGCTGGAGAAGGGAACTTGAATGCACTTCTGATGGAGATAATTCTGACATTTGGACTAGTTTACGTAGTTTATGCGACGGCTTTTGATCCGAAAAGGGGCAGCTTGGGCACCATTGCACCTCTTGCTATCGCGTTCGTCTTGGGGGCTAACATACTGGTGGGAGGGCCGTTCGAAGGAGCATCGATGAACCCTGCGAGGGCCTTCGGGCCAGCTTTGGTGGGGTGGAGATGGAGGAACCATTGGATCTACTGGCTGGGACCTTTTGTTGGTGCGGCTCTTTCTGCCCTAATTTACGAGTACGGTATCATACATGATGTAGATCAGCCTCCACACCACCCCCACCACCAGCCATTGGCGCCAGAAGATTACTAG
- the LOC113742014 gene encoding probable aquaporin TIP3-2 isoform X3 has product MAMRPRRYAFGGTEEATHPDSMRATLDDYSCLMMDIDMVDADKMYRETALEASGLAVVALAHALGLFAAVAASMNVSGGHVNPAVTFGALVGGRVSFVRALYYWVAQLLGAVVASLLLRIATDGRRPMGFSVAAGEGNLNALLMEIILTFGLVYVVYATAFDPKRGSLGTIAPLAIAFVLGANILVGGPFEGASMNPARAFGPALVGWRWRNHWIYWLGPFVGAALSALIYEYGIIHDVDQPPHHPHHQPLAPEDY; this is encoded by the exons ATGGCTATGAGACCACGTAGGTATGCATTTGGGGGCACGGAAGAGGCCACCCACCCGGACTCCATGAGGGCCACCTTGG ATGATTATTCATGTTTGATGATGGACATAGATATGGTGGATGCAGATAAAATGTACAGGGAGACGGCCTTGGAAGCATCCGGGCTGGCGGTCGTTGCACTAGCCCATGCGCTTGGTCTCTTTGCGGCAGTGGCCGCTAGCATGAACGTCTCCGGTGGACATGTCAATCCAGCTGTCACCTTTGGTGCTCTAGTCGGTGGAAGGGTCTCCTTTGTTCGGGCGCTCTACTATTGGGTAGCTCAGCTTTTGGGCGCCGTTGTCGCCTCCCTTTTGTTAAGGATCGCGACCGATGGCAGG AGACCGATGGGGTTCTCGGTGGCTGCTGGAGAAGGGAACTTGAATGCACTTCTGATGGAGATAATTCTGACATTTGGACTAGTTTACGTAGTTTATGCGACGGCTTTTGATCCGAAAAGGGGCAGCTTGGGCACCATTGCACCTCTTGCTATCGCGTTCGTCTTGGGGGCTAACATACTGGTGGGAGGGCCGTTCGAAGGAGCATCGATGAACCCTGCGAGGGCCTTCGGGCCAGCTTTGGTGGGGTGGAGATGGAGGAACCATTGGATCTACTGGCTGGGACCTTTTGTTGGTGCGGCTCTTTCTGCCCTAATTTACGAGTACGGTATCATACATGATGTAGATCAGCCTCCACACCACCCCCACCACCAGCCATTGGCGCCAGAAGATTACTAG
- the LOC113740871 gene encoding probable leucine-rich repeat receptor-like protein kinase At1g68400 isoform X1 produces the protein MKVCFSIVHVTAVAFLLVVLNLFPSCGAVEEFFPDERNALIQLREIFSSSNGNLHGNWTGPPCYKNQSRWAGIGCSNSHVTHIVLDGLNLKASLPTMLLQNVTFLTKISFRDNFLYGPLPNLSSLQDLEFLFLSNNHFSGPIPVVYAQLPKLIQLELQVNSLQGSIPPFDQATLINFNVSHNQLSGPIPETAALKRFPKSSYNFNSNLCGTPIQVRCQVSSPPPPSNGSVPILIPPPPAPESGKGSLKIWSIALIAAAAALVPLCIMLFFLCYYRRIYPKKTKTEQPAGEGITDVRGKKTHWSESTDDPERKVELEFFNTSRPFFDLDDLLRASAEVIGRGKLGTAYKAMLECGLLVAVKRLKDMNDLSSKEFIQQLQLLGKLRHQNLVEIISFYYSKEEKLIIYEYVPQGNLFQLIHDNRRFRQQPLNWRTRLSIIKDIAKGLNFLHQSLPSHKVPHGNLKSSNVLLQDYTNANQGIVKGGYYHCKLTDYGFLPLLPSGKSSQKLAVAKSPEFCQGKRLTAKADIYCFGILVLEIITGKTPAGHNWATRAQESYEDYDVVDDLSDWVRTVVNNDWSTDILDMEILAEKEGYDEMLKLTNIALECTDIAPENRPKMNEILRRIEEVDTTQV, from the exons ATGAAGGTTTGTTTCAGTATTGTTCATGTAACTGCAGTGGCATTCTTACTTGTGGTGCTTAATTTGTTCCCCAGTTGTGGAGCTGTGGAGGAGTTTTTTCCTGATGAAAGAAATGCATTGATTCAACTGAGGGAGATTTTCAGTTCTTCCAATGGCAATCTGCATGGAAATTGGACAGGTCCCCCCTGTTATAAGAACCAGAGCAGATGGGCAGGAATCGGTTGCTCAAATTCGCATGTCACACATATTGTACTCGATGGACTAAACCTCAAAGCCTCCCTTCCAACAATGCTGCTGCAGAATGTGACATTCTTGACTAAGATCAGCTTCAGAGACAATTTCTTGTATGGTCCTCTCCCCAATCTGTCTAGTCTCCAGGACCTGGAATTCTTGTTTCTTTCGAATAATCATTTCTCAGGCCCCATACCGGTTGTTTATGCTCAACTGCCTAAGCTAATCCAATTGGAGCTGCAAGTGAACTCTCTACAAGGTTCAATTCCACCATTTGATCAAGCAACGCTGATTAATTTCAATGTCTCTCATAATCAACTTTCCGGCCCAATACCAGAAACAGCAGCCCTCAAAAGATTCCCAAAGAGCTCTTAcaattttaattcaaatttgtGTGGAACACCTATACAAGTCCGCTGTCAAGTCTCATCTCCTCCTCCGCCCTCAAATGGATCAGTTCCTATATTAATTCCGCCACCACCAGCGccagaaagtggaaaagggtcACTCAAAATCTGGAGTATTGCGCTAATTGCAGCTGCAGCAGCATTGGTTCCTCTTTGTATCATGCTCTTTTTCCTCTGCTATTACAGAAGAATCTACCCGAAAAAGACAAAGACTGAGCAGCCAG CAGGAGAAGGTATTACAGATGTTAGGGGAAAGAAAACACACTGGTCAGAGAGCACAGACGATCCAGAGAGAAAGGTTGAATTAGAATTTTTCAATACAAGTAGGCCATTTTTTGACCTGGATGATTTACTAAGGGCATCAGCTGAAGTTATTGGAAGGGGAAAACTGGGAACTGCCTACAAAGCCATGTTGGAATGCGGTCTTCTTGTTGCTGTGAAGCGGCTCAAGGACATGAATGATCTAAGCAGCAAGGAATTCATTCAGCAATTGCAGCTGCTTGGAAAGCTCAGACACCAAAATCTTGTTGAGAtaatttcattttattattCCAAAGAGGAGAAGCTTATTATCTATGAATATGTTCCACAGGGAAACTTGTTCCAGCTGATACATG ACAACAGAAGATTTCGACAACAACCATTAAACTGGAGGACAAGACTATCCATCATCAAGGACATTGCCAAGGGACTAAATTTTCTTCACCAGTCATTACCTTCTCACAAAGTGCCTCATGGGAACCTCAAATCTTCAAATGTTCTTCTCCAGGATTACACGAATGCTAATCAAGGGATAGTTAAAGGTGGTTACTACCACTGTAAGCTCACAGACTATGGATTCTTGCCTCTTCTACCTTCCGGGAAATCATCTCAAAAGCTGGCCGTTGCGAAATCCCCCGAGTTTTGTCAAGGAAAAAGACTGACAGCCAAGGCAGATATCTATTGCTTCGGCATTCTTGTGTTAGAGATCATAACTGGCAAGACACCAGCTGGTCATAATTGGGCCACAAGAGCACAAGAAAGCTACGAGGACTATGATGTGGTGGATGATCTCTCAGATTGGGTTAGAACAGTTGTGAACAACGATTGGTCCACAGATATACTGGATATGGAGATTCTTGCAGAAAAGGAAGGGTACGATGAGATGTTGAAGCTCACAAACATAGCTCTAGAGTGTACAGATATAGCACCGGAAAATAGacctaaaatgaatgaaatcttGCGAAGGATAGAAGAGGTGGATACTACCCAAGTCTAA
- the LOC113740871 gene encoding probable leucine-rich repeat receptor-like protein kinase At1g68400 isoform X2 — protein MKVCFSIVHVTAVAFLLVVLNLFPSCGAVEEFFPDERNALIQLREIFSSSNGNLHGNWTGPPCYKNQSRWAGIGCSNSHVTHIVLDGLNLKASLPTMLLQNVTFLTKISFRDNFLYGPLPNLSSLQDLEFLFLSNNHFSGPIPVVYAQLPKLIQLELQVNSLQGSIPPFDQATLINFNVSHNQLSGPIPETAALKRFPKSSYNFNSNLCGTPIQVRCQVSSPPPPSNGSVPILIPPPPAPESGKGSLKIWSIALIAAAAALVPLCIMLFFLCYYRRIYPKKTKTEQPGEGITDVRGKKTHWSESTDDPERKVELEFFNTSRPFFDLDDLLRASAEVIGRGKLGTAYKAMLECGLLVAVKRLKDMNDLSSKEFIQQLQLLGKLRHQNLVEIISFYYSKEEKLIIYEYVPQGNLFQLIHDNRRFRQQPLNWRTRLSIIKDIAKGLNFLHQSLPSHKVPHGNLKSSNVLLQDYTNANQGIVKGGYYHCKLTDYGFLPLLPSGKSSQKLAVAKSPEFCQGKRLTAKADIYCFGILVLEIITGKTPAGHNWATRAQESYEDYDVVDDLSDWVRTVVNNDWSTDILDMEILAEKEGYDEMLKLTNIALECTDIAPENRPKMNEILRRIEEVDTTQV, from the exons ATGAAGGTTTGTTTCAGTATTGTTCATGTAACTGCAGTGGCATTCTTACTTGTGGTGCTTAATTTGTTCCCCAGTTGTGGAGCTGTGGAGGAGTTTTTTCCTGATGAAAGAAATGCATTGATTCAACTGAGGGAGATTTTCAGTTCTTCCAATGGCAATCTGCATGGAAATTGGACAGGTCCCCCCTGTTATAAGAACCAGAGCAGATGGGCAGGAATCGGTTGCTCAAATTCGCATGTCACACATATTGTACTCGATGGACTAAACCTCAAAGCCTCCCTTCCAACAATGCTGCTGCAGAATGTGACATTCTTGACTAAGATCAGCTTCAGAGACAATTTCTTGTATGGTCCTCTCCCCAATCTGTCTAGTCTCCAGGACCTGGAATTCTTGTTTCTTTCGAATAATCATTTCTCAGGCCCCATACCGGTTGTTTATGCTCAACTGCCTAAGCTAATCCAATTGGAGCTGCAAGTGAACTCTCTACAAGGTTCAATTCCACCATTTGATCAAGCAACGCTGATTAATTTCAATGTCTCTCATAATCAACTTTCCGGCCCAATACCAGAAACAGCAGCCCTCAAAAGATTCCCAAAGAGCTCTTAcaattttaattcaaatttgtGTGGAACACCTATACAAGTCCGCTGTCAAGTCTCATCTCCTCCTCCGCCCTCAAATGGATCAGTTCCTATATTAATTCCGCCACCACCAGCGccagaaagtggaaaagggtcACTCAAAATCTGGAGTATTGCGCTAATTGCAGCTGCAGCAGCATTGGTTCCTCTTTGTATCATGCTCTTTTTCCTCTGCTATTACAGAAGAATCTACCCGAAAAAGACAAAGACTGAGCAGCCAG GAGAAGGTATTACAGATGTTAGGGGAAAGAAAACACACTGGTCAGAGAGCACAGACGATCCAGAGAGAAAGGTTGAATTAGAATTTTTCAATACAAGTAGGCCATTTTTTGACCTGGATGATTTACTAAGGGCATCAGCTGAAGTTATTGGAAGGGGAAAACTGGGAACTGCCTACAAAGCCATGTTGGAATGCGGTCTTCTTGTTGCTGTGAAGCGGCTCAAGGACATGAATGATCTAAGCAGCAAGGAATTCATTCAGCAATTGCAGCTGCTTGGAAAGCTCAGACACCAAAATCTTGTTGAGAtaatttcattttattattCCAAAGAGGAGAAGCTTATTATCTATGAATATGTTCCACAGGGAAACTTGTTCCAGCTGATACATG ACAACAGAAGATTTCGACAACAACCATTAAACTGGAGGACAAGACTATCCATCATCAAGGACATTGCCAAGGGACTAAATTTTCTTCACCAGTCATTACCTTCTCACAAAGTGCCTCATGGGAACCTCAAATCTTCAAATGTTCTTCTCCAGGATTACACGAATGCTAATCAAGGGATAGTTAAAGGTGGTTACTACCACTGTAAGCTCACAGACTATGGATTCTTGCCTCTTCTACCTTCCGGGAAATCATCTCAAAAGCTGGCCGTTGCGAAATCCCCCGAGTTTTGTCAAGGAAAAAGACTGACAGCCAAGGCAGATATCTATTGCTTCGGCATTCTTGTGTTAGAGATCATAACTGGCAAGACACCAGCTGGTCATAATTGGGCCACAAGAGCACAAGAAAGCTACGAGGACTATGATGTGGTGGATGATCTCTCAGATTGGGTTAGAACAGTTGTGAACAACGATTGGTCCACAGATATACTGGATATGGAGATTCTTGCAGAAAAGGAAGGGTACGATGAGATGTTGAAGCTCACAAACATAGCTCTAGAGTGTACAGATATAGCACCGGAAAATAGacctaaaatgaatgaaatcttGCGAAGGATAGAAGAGGTGGATACTACCCAAGTCTAA